A stretch of Pantanalinema sp. DNA encodes these proteins:
- the fliD gene encoding flagellar filament capping protein FliD has product MGGFSVGGIASGLDTKALVEQLMSIEQQPLRLLQQKKSALNTKNQVFQTINTRILALKGAASELTMDLNLRAKSATSSDTNVLTAKAGADAASGSYRINVKQLATATTLRSGAGLGTALSDASTVLSEIKGSAPIKAGTFTIQWTRDSDGSTQTNTVTVDPTKSLSDVFAGISTQTGGDVTAALVGNKIELTAANATKIILGAGSDTSNFLSVTNLRTVTYDGPIGATIRSTSGISTLQVNTPLATSNLVAGAPSSGAFKINGVELSYNAATESLNDILTKINASKAGVTATYNPLEDKIVMTSRTTGSSAVSVEDTTGDLMSKLGLLNGELKAGQNAQIGIVGVNGFTGAAGDTDATHFISSATNTFTNVIPGLTFTAVKIQENTNDAITVTTAADPGATITKVKSFVDQYNQLVDAITDATAKGQPNAFDRDLRQITDSIRSMLASNVSGVTDSPKSLVELGLATSKDDKIHLQLDETKFKAAMEANPDRVAMLFQLTETDPLDSTKKIDKGIAAKLKTYLTKVGSTDGVFKTRDKSVQRQLRGYDDQITNVTSRLALTRKGMERQFAAMEQAVARINSQKSAFLSQISALG; this is encoded by the coding sequence ATGGGTGGATTTTCGGTCGGAGGCATCGCGAGCGGCCTCGATACCAAGGCGCTGGTCGAGCAGCTGATGTCGATCGAGCAGCAGCCCCTGCGGCTGCTCCAGCAGAAGAAATCGGCGCTCAACACCAAGAACCAGGTCTTCCAAACGATCAACACCCGGATCCTGGCCCTCAAGGGGGCGGCCTCCGAGCTGACGATGGATCTCAACCTGCGCGCCAAGTCCGCCACCTCGAGCGACACCAACGTCCTCACTGCCAAGGCCGGGGCGGATGCCGCCTCAGGCTCCTATCGCATCAACGTCAAGCAACTGGCGACCGCCACGACGCTGCGTTCCGGTGCGGGGCTCGGCACCGCGCTGAGCGATGCCAGCACCGTACTAAGTGAGATCAAGGGCTCGGCCCCCATCAAGGCGGGAACCTTCACCATCCAGTGGACCCGGGACTCCGATGGCAGCACGCAGACCAACACCGTCACCGTTGATCCCACGAAGAGCCTGAGCGATGTCTTCGCCGGCATTTCGACCCAGACCGGCGGCGACGTGACGGCCGCGCTGGTTGGCAACAAGATCGAGCTGACGGCCGCGAACGCCACCAAGATCATCCTGGGTGCAGGCAGCGACACCTCCAACTTCCTGAGCGTGACCAACCTGCGCACCGTGACCTACGATGGCCCGATCGGCGCGACGATCCGCTCAACCAGTGGCATCAGTACCCTCCAGGTCAACACTCCGCTCGCCACCTCCAACCTCGTCGCCGGCGCGCCGAGCTCGGGCGCTTTCAAGATCAACGGCGTCGAGCTGAGCTACAACGCTGCCACCGAGTCGCTCAACGACATCCTGACCAAGATCAACGCCTCGAAGGCCGGCGTGACCGCCACCTACAACCCCCTCGAGGATAAGATCGTCATGACCTCGCGCACGACGGGCTCCAGCGCCGTCTCGGTCGAGGACACCACCGGCGATCTCATGTCAAAGCTCGGGCTCCTGAACGGCGAGCTCAAGGCGGGCCAGAACGCCCAGATTGGTATCGTCGGAGTCAACGGCTTCACCGGGGCCGCGGGCGACACGGACGCGACGCACTTCATCAGCAGCGCGACCAACACCTTCACCAACGTAATCCCGGGGCTGACCTTCACAGCCGTCAAGATCCAGGAAAACACCAACGACGCGATCACCGTGACCACCGCCGCCGACCCCGGCGCCACCATCACCAAGGTCAAGAGCTTCGTCGACCAGTACAACCAGCTGGTCGACGCCATCACCGATGCCACGGCCAAGGGCCAACCCAACGCCTTCGACCGAGACCTGCGCCAGATCACCGACTCGATCCGCTCGATGCTCGCCTCCAACGTCTCGGGCGTCACCGACTCCCCCAAGAGCCTGGTCGAACTCGGCCTCGCGACGAGCAAGGACGACAAGATTCACCTCCAGCTCGACGAGACCAAGTTCAAGGCCGCCATGGAGGCCAACCCCGACCGGGTCGCCATGCTCTTCCAGCTCACCGAAACCGACCCCTTGGACTCGACCAAGAAGATCGACAAGGGGATCGCCGCCAAGCTCAAGACCTACCTCACCAAGGTCGGCAGCACCGACGGGGTCTTCAAGACCCGAGACAAGTCGGTCCAGCGGCAGCTGCGCGGCTACGACGATCAGATCACCAACGTGACCAGCCGCCTCGCCCTCACCCGTAAAGGCATGGAGCGACAGTTCGCCGCCATGGAGCAGGCCGTCGCCCGGATCAACAGTCAGAAATCGGCCTTCCTCTCCCAGATCAGCGCCCTCGGTTAA
- a CDS encoding nucleoside transporter C-terminal domain-containing protein — translation MQNLISLVGIVAILAIAAAFSTNRKAIRWRIVLWGLGIQLTLALFILKTQPGKVLFRILGEGVSQLLDFSKVGSSFLFGGLVTKVPSFGFIFAFQVLPTIVFMASLISVFYYLGIVQKVVSFLAFLMTKTMGISGAESLSSAACVFVGQVEGPLLVRPYIPDMTKSELMALMTGGMATLAGGVLAAYLGMLGKDWAPALLAASFMGAPAGLVMAKIIVPETEQPKTTGGATIEIERTESSVIEAAAKGAGDGMNLAFNVGAMLLAFISLVAMLNAGLGLFHTSMEQILGYAFSPLAFLIGVPMNEAMAVGNLIGQKLVLNEFVAYSQLQQMITNHQLSERATLIATFALCGFANFSSIAQNVGGIGAMAPSRRGDLAKLGLRAMLAGALASCMSAAIAGLLS, via the coding sequence ATGCAGAATCTCATCAGCCTCGTCGGCATCGTGGCGATCCTCGCGATCGCCGCAGCCTTCTCGACCAACCGCAAGGCGATCCGCTGGCGGATCGTCCTCTGGGGCCTCGGCATCCAGCTCACTCTGGCCCTCTTCATCCTCAAGACCCAGCCGGGCAAGGTCCTCTTCCGGATCCTGGGAGAGGGCGTCAGCCAGCTTCTGGACTTCTCCAAGGTCGGCTCCAGCTTCCTCTTCGGCGGCCTGGTGACCAAGGTTCCCTCGTTCGGCTTCATCTTCGCCTTCCAGGTCCTGCCGACCATCGTCTTCATGGCGTCGCTTATCTCGGTGTTCTACTACCTGGGCATCGTGCAGAAGGTCGTCAGCTTCCTCGCGTTCCTCATGACCAAGACCATGGGCATCTCGGGCGCCGAGAGCCTCTCGAGCGCGGCCTGCGTCTTCGTCGGCCAGGTGGAGGGGCCTCTCTTGGTCCGCCCCTACATCCCCGACATGACCAAGTCCGAGCTGATGGCCCTGATGACCGGCGGCATGGCCACCCTCGCGGGCGGTGTGCTCGCGGCCTACCTCGGCATGCTCGGAAAGGACTGGGCGCCGGCTCTCTTGGCCGCCTCCTTCATGGGGGCTCCGGCGGGCCTGGTGATGGCCAAGATCATCGTCCCCGAGACCGAGCAGCCCAAGACCACCGGCGGGGCCACGATCGAGATCGAGCGCACCGAGTCCTCGGTCATCGAGGCGGCCGCCAAGGGCGCGGGCGACGGCATGAACCTGGCGTTCAACGTGGGCGCCATGCTGCTCGCCTTCATCTCGCTGGTGGCCATGCTCAACGCGGGCCTGGGCCTGTTCCACACCTCCATGGAGCAGATCCTGGGCTACGCCTTCTCGCCGCTGGCCTTCCTGATCGGCGTGCCCATGAACGAGGCGATGGCCGTCGGCAACCTGATCGGCCAGAAGCTGGTGCTCAACGAGTTCGTCGCCTACTCCCAGCTCCAGCAGATGATCACCAACCACCAGCTCAGCGAGCGCGCGACCCTGATCGCGACCTTCGCCCTGTGCGGCTTCGCCAACTTCAGCTCGATCGCGCAGAACGTGGGCGGCATCGGGGCCATGGCCCCCAGCCGCCGCGGGGATCTGGCGAAGCTCGGCCTCAGGGCCATGCTCGCCGGTGCTCTGGCGTCGTGCATGAGCGCGGCGATCGCGGGACTCCTGAGCTAA
- the fliS gene encoding flagellar export chaperone FliS, with protein sequence MNTMLANNPYSQYQQTQVETASPERLLLMLYDGAIRFANTAKKALEDKDFNTANTNCLKVQNILNELMVTLDMKVGGELAKNLFDLYDFMTRQTVQANIGKNPQLLTGVLDILKELREAWMQAAKNVGALKTAQATA encoded by the coding sequence ATGAACACGATGCTGGCGAACAATCCCTACTCCCAGTACCAGCAGACCCAGGTCGAGACGGCCTCGCCCGAGCGTCTGCTGCTGATGCTGTACGACGGGGCAATCCGCTTCGCGAACACCGCGAAGAAGGCCCTCGAGGACAAGGACTTCAACACGGCCAACACCAATTGCCTGAAGGTCCAGAACATCCTCAACGAGCTGATGGTCACCCTCGACATGAAGGTCGGCGGCGAGCTGGCCAAGAACCTGTTCGACCTCTACGACTTCATGACCCGCCAGACCGTCCAGGCGAACATCGGCAAGAACCCACAGCTGCTGACGGGCGTCCTCGACATCCTCAAGGAGCTGCGCGAGGCCTGGATGCAGGCCGCCAAGAACGTGGGCGCGCTCAAGACCGCGCAGGCCACCGCCTGA
- a CDS encoding ATP-binding protein codes for MPTSLNALEAFLDFDPQAPDAVREFARRARALLSAESATFWRMAGTTLHLEEVWDVSAAEAIAALTRLAIRDDAPQAFLDAGGALLYLPLLAQRRCLGAFLFRVKAMPEGAWHAALALPATALALAFAHERLAVREAALGARFERMIDSLHLPMIFLDAALRPTSLNKAFRDLHGLAEAEAFDTMEALWERIGPRYLHPTAVQRIFAAWARAPLFPPSAEVEFREPGEGHYRLVLTPFVDGQGAFGGAVASYYDVTQERRLMRLQADFIDSLEERVNERTHDLVIANQALTRANQQLRELDRMKSDFISTVSHELRTPLNLIVGFASLLEEGVSGELNPDHREWVRGVILGSMRLKGLIDNILDLSRLTAGRFELHCTWVDPRAMLVQAVEELSAHPDAQGKRLVLDVPSELPSLWASPETLYQQVLMNLAVNALKFTEPGGEIRFAAWLEGDKFALEVTDTGIGIPEEAFGKIFDRFVQVDSSSTRRHGGSGLGLAIAREIVELHGGTIEVKSELGVGSRFCVRLPIKAPGHDAGEGEPCTS; via the coding sequence ATGCCCACTTCCTTGAACGCGCTCGAGGCCTTCCTCGACTTCGATCCGCAGGCCCCCGACGCCGTCCGCGAGTTCGCGCGGCGCGCGCGGGCCCTGCTTTCGGCCGAGAGCGCGACCTTCTGGCGCATGGCCGGCACCACCCTGCACCTGGAGGAGGTCTGGGACGTCTCGGCGGCCGAGGCGATCGCGGCGCTGACGCGGCTTGCGATCCGCGACGACGCGCCGCAGGCCTTCCTCGACGCGGGCGGGGCCCTGCTGTACCTTCCCCTGCTCGCCCAGCGCCGGTGCCTGGGGGCCTTCCTCTTCAGGGTCAAGGCCATGCCCGAGGGGGCTTGGCACGCCGCTCTGGCCCTGCCGGCCACGGCCCTCGCCCTGGCCTTCGCCCACGAGCGGCTCGCGGTGCGCGAGGCGGCGCTGGGCGCGCGCTTCGAGCGCATGATCGACTCCCTGCACCTGCCGATGATCTTCCTGGACGCCGCCCTGCGCCCGACCTCCCTCAACAAGGCCTTCCGGGATCTGCACGGCCTGGCCGAGGCCGAGGCCTTCGACACCATGGAGGCCCTGTGGGAGCGGATCGGCCCGCGCTACCTCCATCCGACGGCCGTGCAGCGCATCTTCGCGGCCTGGGCCCGCGCGCCCCTCTTCCCGCCGAGCGCCGAGGTCGAGTTCCGCGAGCCGGGAGAGGGTCATTATCGCCTGGTCCTGACCCCCTTCGTCGACGGCCAGGGGGCCTTCGGCGGGGCGGTCGCGAGCTACTACGACGTCACCCAGGAGCGCCGCCTGATGCGCCTGCAGGCCGACTTCATCGACAGCCTGGAGGAGCGGGTCAACGAGCGCACCCACGACCTGGTCATCGCCAACCAGGCCCTGACGCGCGCCAACCAGCAGCTGCGCGAGCTGGACCGCATGAAGAGCGACTTCATCTCCACGGTGAGCCACGAGCTGCGGACCCCGCTCAACCTCATCGTGGGCTTCGCCTCGCTCCTGGAGGAGGGGGTGAGCGGCGAGCTGAACCCCGATCACCGCGAGTGGGTGCGCGGGGTGATCCTGGGATCCATGCGCCTCAAGGGCCTGATCGACAACATCCTCGACCTCTCGCGCCTGACGGCGGGGCGCTTCGAGCTCCACTGCACCTGGGTCGACCCGCGGGCCATGCTGGTGCAGGCCGTCGAGGAGCTCTCCGCCCACCCGGACGCGCAGGGCAAGCGCCTCGTGCTCGACGTGCCGAGCGAGCTGCCCTCCCTCTGGGCCTCGCCCGAGACCCTCTACCAGCAGGTCCTGATGAACCTCGCGGTCAACGCGCTCAAGTTCACCGAGCCGGGCGGCGAGATCCGCTTTGCCGCCTGGCTCGAGGGCGACAAGTTTGCCCTGGAGGTCACCGATACAGGGATCGGGATCCCGGAGGAGGCGTTCGGCAAGATCTTCGATCGCTTCGTCCAGGTCGACTCCAGCTCGACGCGCCGCCACGGCGGCTCGGGCCTGGGGCTTGCGATCGCCCGGGAGATCGTCGAGCTTCACGGCGGCACCATCGAGGTGAAGTCCGAGCTCGGCGTGGGGTCCCGGTTCTGCGTGCGCCTGCCCATCAAGGCACCGGGGCACGACGCAGGGGAAGGAGAGCCATGCACCAGCTAG
- a CDS encoding flagellar protein FlaG yields MRIEGAIAAAGAVSQLSNLPADQQAQRDRAQVAAIPLAAQQNAEQGDNAKPVGKQMLAQAVDQVDQLMTTFNESLRFKVHEDTKRTIVTVVNQDTGEVIREIPSEKFLDLVAMFQKQLSGLLVDENR; encoded by the coding sequence ATGCGTATAGAAGGAGCCATCGCGGCCGCCGGCGCGGTCTCTCAACTCAGCAACCTCCCGGCCGATCAGCAGGCCCAGCGCGATCGCGCTCAGGTAGCCGCCATCCCCCTCGCCGCTCAGCAGAACGCCGAGCAGGGCGACAACGCCAAGCCCGTGGGCAAGCAGATGCTCGCCCAGGCCGTCGATCAGGTCGATCAGCTGATGACGACCTTCAACGAGTCCCTGCGCTTCAAGGTCCACGAGGATACGAAGCGCACCATCGTCACCGTGGTCAACCAGGATACCGGCGAGGTGATCCGCGAGATCCCCTCCGAGAAGTTCCTGGATCTGGTCGCCATGTTCCAGAAGCAGCTCTCGGGCCTGCTGGTGGACGAGAACCGCTAG
- a CDS encoding PilZ domain-containing protein — MPALGSLAVVSLDGQEVVGEVVACDETHATVAVRIPHDVAEVFPLEGTVTWDDGRVQPWRRAQASAVTVVELRLPLAALGPQEPRAEVHLKRRVAVDVRSRADGQLVAAGHTQTLSRAGAKLVLKRALRPDQRYRLALYLPDGLLKLDAVVLRADAAKTLVAFRDVSPEAEAQLDRFLREGLTALRRLRETP, encoded by the coding sequence GTGCCCGCCCTCGGATCGCTCGCGGTCGTGAGCCTCGACGGCCAGGAGGTGGTGGGCGAGGTCGTCGCCTGCGACGAGACCCACGCGACGGTGGCCGTCCGGATCCCCCACGACGTGGCCGAGGTCTTCCCGCTCGAGGGCACGGTGACCTGGGACGACGGCCGGGTGCAGCCCTGGCGCCGCGCCCAGGCGAGTGCCGTGACCGTCGTCGAGCTGCGCCTGCCGCTCGCGGCGCTCGGCCCCCAGGAGCCCCGGGCCGAGGTCCACCTCAAGCGCCGGGTGGCGGTGGACGTTCGGAGCCGCGCGGACGGTCAGCTGGTCGCCGCCGGTCACACCCAGACCCTCTCGCGCGCGGGGGCCAAGCTCGTGCTCAAGCGAGCGCTGCGCCCCGACCAGCGCTATCGCCTGGCCCTGTACCTGCCCGACGGCCTGCTCAAGCTCGATGCGGTGGTGCTGCGCGCCGACGCCGCCAAGACCCTCGTCGCCTTCCGGGACGTGAGCCCCGAGGCCGAGGCTCAGCTCGATCGCTTCTTGCGCGAGGGCCTCACGGCCCTGCGCCGCCTGCGCGAGACGCCGTAA
- a CDS encoding glycosyltransferase family 9 protein has protein sequence MTPLRILVDHRGEKGLGDIVCETGFYRALRERHPEAWIASRGSRTLAWGHPLVDSFDETSPDEAFDLIVATPDLKPVTATLRDALAEGLSVFDNFRRFHGLPADPTPPSLYVLPREMEELGLEDDGGDELIVAFSVDSKEPDRRWGEERFRALMAHMETAHGVSLIELGGGLSAGHLGLGYDLVGQTTLRQTMAVLSLADLFVGNHGGLTHLSGALGTPILSPWGASHPYAAYAYDADSIAVEVSPACRNCGWSGNVLSECRAANLQKGRTPCTQAISVERMIAEADALVPRLRARRTALREAKALMREAARDPRGLSRFETDHAITPFTHQHLYLGGEPGWGREHREDNFARLRTRVAFPDWLGPLATWKQEVAAFVADHEATAPWALTLTAHPLTGPEVSQVLDDFIRRELKPGKVVPKIKVILGSISPEERESLIRHADEAPSYGT, from the coding sequence ATGACTCCCCTTCGCATCCTGGTCGATCACCGCGGCGAAAAGGGCCTCGGTGACATCGTCTGCGAGACCGGCTTCTACCGTGCCCTGCGCGAGCGCCACCCCGAGGCATGGATCGCCTCGCGTGGCAGCCGCACCCTCGCCTGGGGCCATCCGCTCGTCGACTCCTTCGACGAGACGAGCCCCGACGAGGCCTTCGACCTGATCGTCGCCACCCCCGATCTCAAGCCCGTGACGGCCACCCTGCGCGACGCGCTCGCCGAGGGGCTGAGCGTGTTCGACAACTTCCGGCGCTTTCACGGCCTCCCTGCGGATCCCACGCCGCCGTCGCTCTACGTCCTGCCCCGCGAGATGGAAGAGCTGGGCCTCGAGGACGACGGCGGGGACGAGCTGATCGTCGCCTTCTCGGTCGACAGCAAGGAGCCCGACCGGCGCTGGGGCGAAGAGCGCTTCAGGGCCCTCATGGCCCACATGGAGACGGCGCACGGCGTCTCGCTGATCGAGCTGGGCGGTGGCCTCTCGGCGGGCCACCTGGGCCTCGGCTACGACCTGGTGGGACAGACCACCCTCCGCCAGACCATGGCCGTCCTCTCCCTGGCGGACCTCTTCGTCGGCAACCACGGCGGCCTCACCCACCTCTCAGGCGCGCTCGGGACGCCCATCCTCTCGCCCTGGGGAGCGAGCCACCCCTACGCCGCCTACGCCTACGACGCCGACTCGATCGCCGTGGAGGTCTCACCCGCCTGCCGCAACTGCGGCTGGAGCGGGAACGTGCTGAGCGAGTGCCGCGCGGCCAATCTGCAGAAGGGCCGCACCCCCTGCACCCAGGCCATCTCGGTGGAGCGCATGATCGCCGAGGCCGACGCCCTCGTGCCGCGCCTGAGGGCCCGGCGCACGGCCCTGCGCGAGGCCAAGGCGCTCATGCGCGAGGCCGCCAGGGATCCGCGCGGCCTTTCGCGCTTCGAGACCGACCACGCGATCACCCCCTTCACCCACCAGCACCTGTACCTGGGCGGCGAGCCCGGCTGGGGCCGCGAGCACCGCGAGGACAACTTCGCCCGGCTCAGGACGCGCGTGGCCTTCCCCGACTGGCTCGGGCCGCTCGCCACCTGGAAGCAGGAGGTGGCGGCCTTCGTCGCCGACCACGAGGCGACGGCTCCCTGGGCGCTGACCCTGACCGCCCACCCCCTGACCGGGCCGGAGGTCTCGCAGGTCCTGGACGACTTCATCCGGCGCGAGCTGAAGCCGGGCAAGGTCGTCCCGAAGATCAAGGTGATCCTGGGCAGCATCAGCCCCGAAGAACGAGAAAGCCTCATCCGGCACGCGGACGAGGCCCCATCGTATGGAACTTGA
- a CDS encoding nucleoside transporter C-terminal domain-containing protein: MNKLISLVGIVVILGIAYLLSTNRKAISLRVVGWGLGMQAFLALFVLKTPIGHLIFEKLGAGVTKLLDFSKVGAGFIFGDLVNKMDTFGFIFAFQVLPAIVFVGSLMGVAYYLGIMQFIVSLIAKIMVKTMGTSGAESLSAVGTVFVGQSEAPLLIKPYVPDMTRSELMAVMTGGMATIAGSVMAGYLGMLGSEWAPHLLAASIMGAPAGMVMAKIIVPETEEPKTKGGASLVIEKTESSIIEAAAKGAGDGMHLAFIVGAMLLAFISLIAMLNAGLGLFHTSMETLLGYLFMPLAFLMGVPWHEAATVGSLIGQKIVLNEFVAYSSLSSIIKGQTAGVTLGPQATLIATFALCGFANFSSIAINIGCLGGIAPSRRGELAQLGLRAMIGGALASCLTATLAGMLS; the protein is encoded by the coding sequence ATGAACAAGCTGATCAGTCTCGTCGGAATCGTCGTGATCCTCGGGATCGCCTACCTGCTCTCCACCAACCGCAAGGCCATCAGCCTGAGGGTCGTGGGCTGGGGCCTCGGGATGCAGGCGTTTCTCGCCCTGTTCGTCCTCAAGACCCCCATCGGCCACCTGATCTTCGAGAAGCTGGGGGCGGGCGTCACCAAGCTCCTCGACTTCTCGAAGGTCGGCGCCGGCTTCATCTTCGGCGACCTGGTCAACAAGATGGACACCTTCGGCTTCATCTTCGCCTTCCAGGTCCTGCCCGCCATCGTCTTCGTCGGCAGCCTGATGGGCGTCGCCTACTACCTGGGCATCATGCAGTTCATCGTGAGCCTGATCGCCAAGATCATGGTCAAGACCATGGGTACCTCGGGGGCCGAGAGCCTCTCGGCGGTGGGCACCGTCTTCGTCGGCCAGTCCGAGGCTCCCTTGCTCATCAAGCCCTACGTCCCCGACATGACCCGCTCCGAGCTGATGGCGGTCATGACCGGCGGCATGGCGACCATCGCGGGCTCGGTCATGGCGGGTTACCTCGGCATGCTCGGCAGCGAGTGGGCCCCCCACCTGCTGGCCGCCTCGATCATGGGCGCGCCCGCGGGCATGGTCATGGCCAAGATCATCGTGCCCGAGACCGAGGAGCCCAAGACCAAGGGCGGTGCCTCGCTCGTGATTGAGAAGACCGAGTCCTCGATCATCGAGGCGGCCGCCAAGGGCGCCGGCGACGGCATGCACCTGGCCTTCATCGTGGGCGCCATGCTGCTCGCCTTCATCTCCTTGATCGCGATGCTCAACGCCGGCCTGGGCCTGTTCCACACCTCCATGGAGACGTTGCTCGGCTACCTCTTCATGCCGCTGGCCTTCCTCATGGGCGTGCCCTGGCACGAGGCCGCGACCGTGGGGAGCCTCATCGGCCAGAAGATCGTCCTCAACGAGTTCGTCGCCTACTCCAGCCTCTCGTCGATCATCAAGGGCCAGACGGCGGGCGTGACCCTCGGGCCCCAGGCGACCCTCATCGCGACCTTCGCCCTGTGCGGCTTCGCCAACTTCAGCTCCATCGCCATCAACATCGGCTGCCTGGGCGGCATCGCCCCCAGCCGCCGCGGCGAGCTTGCCCAGCTGGGCCTGCGCGCCATGATCGGCGGCGCCCTGGCCTCGTGCCTGACCGCGACCCTCGCGGGCATGCTGAGCTAG
- a CDS encoding Clp protease N-terminal domain-containing protein: protein MFENFSAKAIEALQLAREEARRLEFAQVDTDHLLLGLLAEGNGVAARALRLEGVDLRRARVAAEQLGGRGYMRASQLFFSSDCQAVFFDAAALAAQVEPVLVDTQDLLFALLKHPGCRAIALLRHLDADLEALHRRVRSVRAQDLESPSPPPGPDRPVPPKHFSPRLLTPSARKAYDQAFAMARAAGHTLVGTEQLLVALLAVDEGLASRVLAESGMRRLDAEAVLHRVMGLGSGTVDSKHVLSRRAQEALDAAWREACARSHDALGTGHVLLGLLGLDAGGALTLMDHLRLNLGAVQLDTEQAFDDSPRDPEPRWAGDALLATGDECPLP from the coding sequence ATGTTCGAGAACTTCTCGGCCAAGGCGATCGAGGCGCTCCAGCTGGCCCGCGAAGAGGCCCGCCGCCTGGAATTCGCTCAAGTGGACACCGACCACCTGCTCCTGGGTCTTCTGGCCGAGGGCAACGGCGTGGCCGCCCGGGCCCTGAGGCTCGAGGGGGTGGACCTGCGCCGGGCGCGGGTGGCCGCCGAGCAGCTCGGGGGGCGGGGCTACATGCGCGCCTCGCAGCTCTTCTTCTCGAGCGATTGCCAGGCCGTCTTCTTCGACGCCGCGGCCCTCGCCGCCCAGGTCGAGCCGGTGTTGGTCGACACCCAGGACCTTCTCTTCGCCCTGCTCAAGCACCCCGGCTGCCGCGCGATCGCCCTTCTGCGCCACCTGGACGCCGACCTGGAGGCCCTGCACCGCCGGGTGCGCTCGGTCCGCGCCCAGGACCTGGAATCGCCCAGCCCGCCTCCCGGCCCGGATCGGCCGGTGCCGCCCAAGCACTTCAGCCCGCGCCTCTTGACCCCGAGTGCTCGCAAGGCCTACGACCAGGCCTTTGCCATGGCGCGCGCCGCGGGCCACACCCTGGTGGGGACCGAGCAGCTCCTGGTGGCCCTGCTGGCCGTCGACGAGGGCCTCGCCTCGCGCGTGCTCGCCGAGAGCGGCATGAGGCGCCTCGACGCCGAGGCCGTCCTGCACCGGGTCATGGGGCTCGGCTCGGGCACGGTCGACTCCAAGCACGTGCTCAGCCGCCGCGCCCAGGAGGCCCTCGACGCCGCCTGGCGCGAGGCCTGCGCGCGATCGCACGACGCGCTCGGCACCGGCCACGTCCTGCTGGGCCTGCTGGGCCTGGACGCCGGCGGCGCCCTCACCCTCATGGACCACCTCAGGCTCAACCTCGGGGCGGTCCAGCTCGATACCGAGCAGGCCTTCGACGACTCCCCTCGCGATCCCGAGCCCCGGTGGGCGGGGGACGCCCTGCTTGCGACCGGTGACGAATGCCCACTTCCTTGA
- a CDS encoding BON domain-containing protein, producing MRGSRGTRGKEDVANALREAFAKDPLIKAERIRITMLAPGALALQGEVSTLAEKDEAGFIARQIAPQCEIDNSLTVAVNRPMGDAALARRAEEALLAANLPRTVGVQVQDGLAVLRGSVESKELLRKARLAVSHVPGIKDVREELLSLEGRQVFETLGAARTGRTDLEAPGEDLELVDAIPAPDVVNRIEELLANRMDPARADEIRVTFDQGIARLTGFVKTIEELARAEKLARSVSGVRAVRNHLVSLDGSAGCDEALATEIRRGLGAKGDHASPVDIKAYVAEDTAYLQGVVDFPEQIAQAVAIARGVQGIAHVHHSLQVSERHFRSGAGPGHAASDAREQLADKGLDWDPNRPES from the coding sequence ATGAGAGGCTCGAGAGGCACCAGAGGCAAGGAAGACGTCGCCAACGCCCTGCGGGAGGCGTTCGCCAAGGACCCGCTGATCAAGGCCGAGCGAATCCGCATCACCATGCTGGCGCCCGGCGCCCTCGCCCTCCAGGGCGAGGTCTCGACCCTGGCCGAGAAGGACGAGGCCGGCTTCATCGCTCGCCAGATCGCGCCCCAGTGCGAGATCGACAACTCCCTGACGGTCGCGGTCAATCGCCCCATGGGCGACGCCGCCCTCGCGCGGCGGGCCGAGGAGGCCCTGCTCGCGGCCAACCTGCCGCGCACCGTGGGCGTGCAGGTGCAGGACGGGCTCGCGGTGCTCAGGGGCAGCGTGGAGAGCAAGGAGTTGCTGCGCAAGGCGCGGCTCGCCGTCAGCCACGTCCCCGGCATCAAGGACGTGCGCGAGGAGCTGCTGAGCCTCGAGGGCCGGCAGGTCTTCGAGACGCTCGGCGCCGCGCGCACCGGGCGCACGGATCTCGAAGCGCCGGGCGAGGACCTGGAGCTGGTCGATGCGATCCCCGCGCCCGACGTGGTCAACCGCATCGAGGAGCTGCTCGCCAACCGCATGGATCCGGCGCGCGCCGACGAGATCCGCGTGACCTTCGACCAGGGGATCGCCCGCCTGACGGGCTTCGTCAAGACGATCGAGGAGCTGGCGCGGGCCGAGAAGCTCGCCCGCTCGGTGAGCGGGGTGCGGGCGGTGCGCAACCATCTGGTCTCGCTGGACGGCTCCGCGGGCTGCGACGAGGCGCTCGCCACCGAGATCCGCCGGGGGCTCGGCGCCAAGGGCGATCACGCGAGCCCCGTCGACATCAAGGCCTACGTGGCCGAGGACACCGCCTACCTCCAGGGGGTGGTGGACTTCCCCGAGCAGATCGCCCAGGCGGTCGCGATCGCGCGCGGGGTCCAGGGCATCGCGCACGTCCACCACAGCCTCCAGGTGAGCGAGCGCCACTTCCGCTCGGGGGCGGGGCCCGGGCATGCGGCGAGCGACGCGCGCGAGCAGCTGGCCGATAAAGGGCTCGACTGGGATCCGAACCGTCCGGAGTCCTGA